The Ornithodoros turicata isolate Travis chromosome 7, ASM3712646v1, whole genome shotgun sequence genome includes a region encoding these proteins:
- the LOC135399568 gene encoding uncharacterized protein LOC135399568 — protein MNWGAMDSGEHGDGQDAAHTYHPIRTDAYVEFIDAGTGRELSNDASSPSSGSAAPEAANPVLSGNKPGRIPRPPNAFMIFAQEFRRPTAIRHPEENNKKISTRLGHMWRAMSDIEKEGYHRKAKMAVVEHKRKYPNYVYNPREARQRRAEERKAKLMANQLRKCVGGCTANSTEMTLDTSTTRMAPVSTSMDASRQSPLVESVWSQIRPTNSSNQQRNSSSNELFRVHPSPSSSSCTTQELPAIMAKQHRPKMRLPGLPSTVSSYPMKFYKQSSSWPVQQPMERHPPVYQQMTLFRANQQPGRHTPLVGQGQRIYNDCSSRMYRLEESRPQDFEEQPMGADFHSDDWDQQFHAQHRVSPVNPLRHAGLVPSGVAIVQGAPTETAFSVIPQAKRSSQGMLCSPRPIIQSHAVRIWPPEPQGYSCFSQPALKYSVYSGCCSLAVPLAVSRVPHNAHATSDAIYNHIPRPSCSASREMPSNAVRRLLSPTRQTVCHDHLFEPTVSCPRVSPYPQISVTSGVDGDQIHARRAPTNGGPGRGSVDTTQDVEKEERMVAATSTSDYMPFKKSIINRELNGSSPISVAATKLF, from the exons GAAGAGAACTGTCGAACGACGCATCTTCCCCAAGCTCTGGTTCAGCAGCCCCGGAGGCTGCAAACCCGGTTTTGTCGGGCAACAAGCCTGGTCGAATTCCTCGCCCACCGAACGCATTTATGATCTTCGCCCAGGAGTTCAGGCGTCCAACAGCCATAAGGCACCCTGAGGAAAACAACAAGAAGATCAGTACGCGGTTGGGACACATGTGGCGGGCCATGAGTGACATTGAAAAGGAAGGCTACCATCGCAAGGCCAAGATGGCTGTAGTGGAACACAAGAGAAAATATCCGA ATTACGTCTACAACCCCCGGGAGGCTCGGCAGCGTCGAGCTGAGGAGCGGAAGGCAAAGCTCATGGCCAACCAGCTCAGGAAGTGTGTGGGAGGATGCACGGCCAACTCAACCGAGATGACACTCGACACCTCCACGACGCGGATGGCTCCCGTATCCACATCGATGGACGCTTCG CGCCAAAGTCCGTTAGTGGAGTCGGTGTGGTCGCAGATTCGTCCAACCAACTCTTCGAACCAGCAGCGAAACAGCAGCAGTAACGAGTTATTTCGTGTTCACCCTTCCCCATCGAGCTCTTCCTGCACCACACAGG AACTACCAGCAATCATGGCTAAACAACACCGACCAAAGATGCGTTTACCTGGACTGCCATCAACAGTCAGTAGCTACCCTATGAAGTTCTACAAGCAATCTTCTTCATGGCCGGTCCAACAACCTATG GAGCGACATCCGCCGGTGTACCAGCAAATGACTCTCTTCCGTGCCAACCAACAACCAGGAAGACACACGCCTCTGGTCGGACAGGGCCAGCGAATCTACAACGACTGTAGTTCGCGAATGTACCGACTGGAAGAGAGTCGGCCACAGGACTTCGAGGAGCAGCCAATGGGTGCGGATTTCCACAGCGACGATTGGGATCAGCAGTTCCACGCTCAGCACAGAGTCTCTCCAGTGAATCCTCTCCGGCATGCGGGCCTTGTCCCTTCTGGTGTCGCCATTGTACAGGGAGCTCCTACGGAGACCGCCTTCAGCG TAATTCCACAAGCAAAAAGATCTTCCCAGG GTATGCTATGCTCTCCGCGGCCCATTATCCAATCCCATGCCGTGCGCATCTGGCCTCCGGAGCCTCAAGGATACTCCTGTTTCAGCCAGCCGGCGTTAAAGTATTCCGTCTACTCAGGCTGCTGTTCTCTGGCCGTGCCGCTTGCAGTGTCTCGGGTCCCACACAACGCACATGCTACCAGTGATGCTATCTACAACCACATCCCTCGACCAAGCTGCTCCGCAAGCCGTGAGATGCCGTCCAACGCCGTCCGCAGACTCTTGAGCCCTACGAGGCAGACAGTTTGCCACGACCATTTATTTGAGCCTACAGTGAGCTGTCCGAGAGTCTCACCTTATCCTCAAATCTCAGTGACCTCAGGCGTCGATGGAGACCAAATACACGCACGAAGAGCACCGACTAACGGAGGTCCAGGGAGAGGCAGTGTAGACACTACGCAGGATGTTGAGAAAGAGGAGAGAATGGTTGCCGCTACGTCGACATCGGACTATATGCCGTTTAAAAAGAGCATCATAAACAGAGAGCTGAATGGTAGCAGTCCAATTTCTGTCGCAGCGACTAAACTCTTTTAA